Proteins encoded within one genomic window of Camelina sativa cultivar DH55 chromosome 19, Cs, whole genome shotgun sequence:
- the LOC104766652 gene encoding probable protein S-acyltransferase 23 isoform X2 encodes MESSEIEVVPLDSNSHQNPTESPTVTDVFSASAYGDLHQLKRFVEQDGSSVSLPDANGYYALQWAALNNSLQVARYIIEHGGDVNSADNIQQTPLHWAAVKGCIDVTDLLLQNGARIEAADVNGFRAVHVAAQYGQTAFLNHIIVDYAADYNALDNEGRSPLHWAAYNGFTDTVRLLLFRDACQNRQDNTGCTPLHWAVIKENVEACSLLVHAGTKEELTLKDNTGSTPLKLASDKGHRQLALFLSKAMRTHNNSFVDKIFCGKLGESSYAPMLFSLIVILMVLFSTSIISASNLPKITAMVGLWACFGLSCGVCALITFYRVSSKDPGYVKRTNEADSQHTAHDPLIGINFNSPSWKGNWSQLCPTCKFDHHCPWISNCVGKKNKRDFLVFVIMGALTSFVGGTTAVQRLWRGIPQIHPRESWIQHIVIEHSDAAVFLFFDLLIFIATMTLTISQAYMIARNITTNELWNAKRFSYLRGPDGRFYNPYNHGWRRNCTDFLVHGYTRDDEVVPSSIL; translated from the exons ATGGAGTCGTCGGAGATCGAAGTGGTGCCTCTAGATTCAAACTCTCACCAAAACCCTACCGAATCACCAACCGTCACCGACGTCTTCTCCGCCTCTGCTTACGGCGATCTCCACCAACTCAAGCGTTTCGTCGAACAAGATGGCTCTTCTGTTTCTCTTCCCGACGCTAATGGCTACTACGCTCTTCAATGGGCTGCGCTCAACAATTCTCTCCAGGTTGCTCGATATATCATCGAG CACGGTGGCGATGTTAATTCAGCTGATAATATACAGCAGACGCCATTGCATTGGGCAGCTGTTAAAGGTTGCATTGATGTTACAGACCTTTTACTGCAAAATGGAGCTCGAATTGAAGCTGCTGATGTCAATGGGTTCAGG GCAGTTCATGTTGCTGCACAATATGGACAGACAGCTTTCTTGAATCATATTATTGTGGACTACGCAGCTGACTATAATGCATTAGATAACGAAGGGAGGAGTCCACTTCATTG GGCTGCTTACAATGGATTCACAGATACAGTCCGGTTACTTCTCTTCCGAGATGCATGTCAAAATAGACAAGATAACACAG GCTGCACTCCTTTGCACTGGGCTGTAATTAAGGAAAATGTTGAGGCTTGTTCTCTGTTAGTTCATGCTGGAACGAAGGAGGAACTGACATTGAAAGATAATACAGGATCCACGCCACTTAAGCTTGCATCTGATAAAGGTCACAGGCAGCTCGCTCTTTTCCTT tCGAAGGCAATGCGAACTCATAATAATAGTTTTGTGGACAAGATCTTCTGTGGAAAATTGGGAGAGAGTAGCTATGCTCCTATGTTGTTCAGCTTAATAGTCATTCTTATGGTCCTCTTCAGCACATCCATTATTTCAG CTTCTAATCTCCCAAAGATAACTGCTATGGTTGGTTTGTGGGCATGTTTCGGTCTTTCATGTGGCGTTTGCGCACTGATAACTTTCTATCGTGTTAGCAG CAAAGATCCTGGGTACGTTAAAAGAACCAATGAAGCTGACAGCCAACACACTGCCCAT GACCCTTTGATTGGTATCAATTTCAACAGTCCCTCATGGAAAGGAAACTGGTCCCAGCTCTGCCCTACTTGCAAG TTTGACCATCACTGCCCCTGGATTTCCAACTGTGTTGGTAAG AAGAACAAACGCGACTTCTTAGTCTTTGTGATCATGGGAGCTTTAACATCATTCGTTGGTGGCACAACTGCTGTTCAAA GATTATGGAGAGGTATCCCACAGATACACCCCAGAGAGTCATGGATTCAACATATAGTCATTGAACATTCCGATGCTGCCGTGTTTCTGTTTTTCGACTTACTCATTTTCATTGCGACAATGACGTTGACAATCTCACAGGCTTATATG ATAGCTCGGAATATTACAACCAACGAATTATGGAACGCTAAAAGATTCAGTTATTTGCGGGGACCTGACGGAAGATTCTACAACCCTTATAACCACGGCTGGCGAAGAAACTGCACCGATTTTTTGGTTCATGGCTACACCAGGGACGACGAGGTTGTCCCGTCTTCAATTCTCTGA
- the LOC109130948 gene encoding uncharacterized protein LOC109130948 yields MAPSAAMLILSHPLISHKATNQYPSSPAVKSTRVSGILLPWKASDGEYISTVGLQLFGDQDTLEKRFQEALELSCW; encoded by the coding sequence ATGGCACCATCGGCTGCAATGCTCATACTCTCACATCCCCTAATTAGCCACAAAGCAACAAATCAGTATCCGTCGTCTCCCGCCGTTAAGTCGACACGTGTATCCGGTATTCTTTTGCCTTGGAAGGCGTCGGACGGTGAGTATATTTCCACAGTTGGTCTCCAGCTCTTTGGTGATCAAGATACACTAGAGAAGCGTTTCCAAGAGGCTCTTGAACTTAGCTGCTGGTAA
- the LOC104766652 gene encoding probable protein S-acyltransferase 23 isoform X1, translating into MESSEIEVVPLDSNSHQNPTESPTVTDVFSASAYGDLHQLKRFVEQDGSSVSLPDANGYYALQWAALNNSLQVARYIIEHGGDVNSADNIQQTPLHWAAVKGCIDVTDLLLQNGARIEAADVNGFRAVHVAAQYGQTAFLNHIIVDYAADYNALDNEGRSPLHWAAYNGFTDTVRLLLFRDACQNRQDNTGCTPLHWAVIKENVEACSLLVHAGTKEELTLKDNTGSTPLKLASDKGHRQLALFLSKAMRTHNNSFVDKIFCGKLGESSYAPMLFSLIVILMVLFSTSIISASNLPKITAMVGLWACFGLSCGVCALITFYRVSSKDPGYVKRTNEADSQHTAHDPLIGINFNSPSWKGNWSQLCPTCKIIRPVRSKHCPTCKRCVEQFDHHCPWISNCVGKKNKRDFLVFVIMGALTSFVGGTTAVQRLWRGIPQIHPRESWIQHIVIEHSDAAVFLFFDLLIFIATMTLTISQAYMIARNITTNELWNAKRFSYLRGPDGRFYNPYNHGWRRNCTDFLVHGYTRDDEVVPSSIL; encoded by the exons ATGGAGTCGTCGGAGATCGAAGTGGTGCCTCTAGATTCAAACTCTCACCAAAACCCTACCGAATCACCAACCGTCACCGACGTCTTCTCCGCCTCTGCTTACGGCGATCTCCACCAACTCAAGCGTTTCGTCGAACAAGATGGCTCTTCTGTTTCTCTTCCCGACGCTAATGGCTACTACGCTCTTCAATGGGCTGCGCTCAACAATTCTCTCCAGGTTGCTCGATATATCATCGAG CACGGTGGCGATGTTAATTCAGCTGATAATATACAGCAGACGCCATTGCATTGGGCAGCTGTTAAAGGTTGCATTGATGTTACAGACCTTTTACTGCAAAATGGAGCTCGAATTGAAGCTGCTGATGTCAATGGGTTCAGG GCAGTTCATGTTGCTGCACAATATGGACAGACAGCTTTCTTGAATCATATTATTGTGGACTACGCAGCTGACTATAATGCATTAGATAACGAAGGGAGGAGTCCACTTCATTG GGCTGCTTACAATGGATTCACAGATACAGTCCGGTTACTTCTCTTCCGAGATGCATGTCAAAATAGACAAGATAACACAG GCTGCACTCCTTTGCACTGGGCTGTAATTAAGGAAAATGTTGAGGCTTGTTCTCTGTTAGTTCATGCTGGAACGAAGGAGGAACTGACATTGAAAGATAATACAGGATCCACGCCACTTAAGCTTGCATCTGATAAAGGTCACAGGCAGCTCGCTCTTTTCCTT tCGAAGGCAATGCGAACTCATAATAATAGTTTTGTGGACAAGATCTTCTGTGGAAAATTGGGAGAGAGTAGCTATGCTCCTATGTTGTTCAGCTTAATAGTCATTCTTATGGTCCTCTTCAGCACATCCATTATTTCAG CTTCTAATCTCCCAAAGATAACTGCTATGGTTGGTTTGTGGGCATGTTTCGGTCTTTCATGTGGCGTTTGCGCACTGATAACTTTCTATCGTGTTAGCAG CAAAGATCCTGGGTACGTTAAAAGAACCAATGAAGCTGACAGCCAACACACTGCCCAT GACCCTTTGATTGGTATCAATTTCAACAGTCCCTCATGGAAAGGAAACTGGTCCCAGCTCTGCCCTACTTGCAAG ATAATTAGACCGGTGCGATCTAAACACTGCCCCACATGTAAACGCTGCGTTGAGCAGTTTGACCATCACTGCCCCTGGATTTCCAACTGTGTTGGTAAG AAGAACAAACGCGACTTCTTAGTCTTTGTGATCATGGGAGCTTTAACATCATTCGTTGGTGGCACAACTGCTGTTCAAA GATTATGGAGAGGTATCCCACAGATACACCCCAGAGAGTCATGGATTCAACATATAGTCATTGAACATTCCGATGCTGCCGTGTTTCTGTTTTTCGACTTACTCATTTTCATTGCGACAATGACGTTGACAATCTCACAGGCTTATATG ATAGCTCGGAATATTACAACCAACGAATTATGGAACGCTAAAAGATTCAGTTATTTGCGGGGACCTGACGGAAGATTCTACAACCCTTATAACCACGGCTGGCGAAGAAACTGCACCGATTTTTTGGTTCATGGCTACACCAGGGACGACGAGGTTGTCCCGTCTTCAATTCTCTGA